The following coding sequences lie in one Metallumcola ferriviriculae genomic window:
- a CDS encoding type II restriction enzyme: protein MTKTKNDIAWAKLFDKYNILPHVKKHEYFEITAAQINEFREARLMTKFDHKSNLPQMFEQNGLSILPVTRGSYIISNLKAYHKFENVKPEVKTIIFPDYIETIDYENITSESAAISCAYITGILGNFIEDEEILPTVFGRMSSGQFNFNIQNVAQGTNFTVNVQNSQIEIDAGYESLRYFTLIEAKNSLSDDFLVRQIYYPFRCWQSKIRKDIKNVYLTYSNGIFSLYEYQFREPSHYNSLFLVRQKNYTIDKGNIELEDIKEILRTVQIVEEPRLQFPQANSFLRLINLCELLHESEVLTRDEITTMYDFANRQTNYYTDAARYLGLVDKAKNNDGEIIYFLTDEGRDLFKLSLRARQLEFVRIILSYRVFNETLKLYLRAGIVPADEVVTIMKQSNLYNINSNDTFYRRASTVKKWIEWIIELTL from the coding sequence ATGACTAAAACAAAGAATGATATAGCTTGGGCGAAATTATTTGATAAGTACAATATTCTCCCCCACGTTAAAAAACACGAATATTTTGAAATTACTGCTGCTCAAATTAATGAATTCCGTGAGGCAAGACTTATGACGAAGTTTGATCATAAGTCTAACCTTCCTCAAATGTTTGAACAAAACGGTCTGTCTATATTGCCTGTGACACGGGGAAGCTATATAATTTCCAATCTGAAAGCATATCACAAGTTTGAAAATGTAAAACCAGAAGTAAAAACGATAATATTCCCAGACTATATTGAAACAATTGATTATGAAAATATAACAAGTGAATCAGCAGCTATAAGTTGTGCTTATATCACTGGTATTCTTGGCAATTTTATTGAAGATGAAGAAATCTTACCGACCGTGTTCGGCAGAATGAGTTCGGGTCAGTTTAATTTTAATATTCAAAATGTAGCTCAAGGAACTAACTTTACCGTTAATGTCCAAAATTCTCAAATTGAAATTGACGCTGGTTATGAAAGCTTACGATATTTTACTTTAATTGAAGCGAAGAACTCATTATCCGATGATTTTTTAGTGAGACAAATATACTATCCATTCAGATGCTGGCAAAGTAAAATCAGAAAAGACATAAAAAATGTTTATCTTACTTATAGTAACGGTATATTTAGCCTTTATGAATATCAATTTAGAGAACCTAGTCACTACAACTCTTTATTTTTAGTAAGACAAAAAAACTATACTATTGACAAAGGGAATATAGAGTTAGAAGATATTAAAGAAATATTACGTACAGTTCAAATAGTTGAAGAACCACGATTGCAATTCCCGCAGGCGAATTCCTTTCTAAGATTGATCAATCTTTGCGAACTATTACATGAGAGCGAAGTACTAACAAGGGATGAAATTACAACAATGTATGATTTCGCCAACCGACAAACAAACTATTATACAGATGCTGCCCGTTACCTGGGGCTTGTAGATAAGGCAAAAAATAACGATGGAGAGATAATTTATTTTCTAACAGATGAAGGTAGAGACTTATTCAAGCTTTCTCTGCGGGCAAGACAACTAGAGTTCGTGAGAATTATATTAAGTTATAGAGTATTTAACGAAACTTTAAAACTTTATCTGCGTGCAGGGATTGTTCCCGCCGATGAAGTTGTGACGATAATGAAACAATCTAATCTCTATAATATCAACTCTAATGATACATTTTATCGAAGAGCGTCAACGGTGAAAAAATGGATAGAATGGATAATAGAATTGACATTGTGA
- a CDS encoding ADP-ribosylglycohydrolase family protein — protein sequence MRVAPVGLFYPREQAFKMATDFDALTHGHPSGYLSADALDIMISLIINGSDIDEAV from the coding sequence ATGCGAGTTGCGCCGGTGGGGTTATTCTATCCCAGGGAGCAAGCATTCAAAATGGCAACTGACTTTGATGCTTTAACACACGGGCACCCTTCGGGCTATTTATCTGCCGATGCGTTGGACATTATGATTTCCTTGATTATAAATGGCTCGGATATTGATGAAGCAGTGTAA
- a CDS encoding HIT family protein encodes MNCPFCSDKEIIMENSHAIAIYDKYPVNPGHMLIMPKRHFCDYFDATVDEKDDIWALVDECKRYLDEKCQPDGYNVGINAGIAAGQTVMHLHVHLIPRYKGDMDNPTGGVRGVIPDKRIY; translated from the coding sequence ATGAACTGTCCTTTTTGTTCTGATAAAGAAATAATTATGGAAAACTCCCATGCCATAGCTATTTATGATAAGTACCCGGTTAATCCGGGTCATATGCTAATTATGCCCAAAAGGCACTTTTGCGACTATTTTGATGCAACAGTAGATGAAAAAGACGATATCTGGGCACTGGTGGATGAATGTAAGCGCTATCTCGATGAAAAGTGTCAACCGGATGGTTATAATGTAGGAATTAATGCGGGTATTGCTGCAGGGCAGACGGTAATGCATTTACATGTGCATCTTATTCCTAGATATAAAGGGGATATGGATAACCCTACAGGTGGTGTAAGAGGGGTTATTCCTGATAAGCGGATATATTGA
- a CDS encoding DNA methyltransferase encodes MDTKAVNLHVEENGMSSDEEKISGKDWIKYSISVWDDCKSKEEKSLNHPASFPVSMVQKLIRIYSKPGEIVLDPFMGVGSTLIAANRLKRLGAGFEINNDYFKVANHLLKNYNLTNYVINESCLNMNTYLHANSVDFCLTSPPYWDILNRKRSADYKQIRNYGDDKNDLGNIKDYQKFLCEIGEVIKGLYMVLKAGRHCIIIVMDIRKKKEFYPLHIDVTNLMQKQGFHLEDYIIWDRRKDYNNLRPLGYPYVFRVNKVHEYICIFKKPGVAI; translated from the coding sequence TTGGATACTAAAGCGGTCAACTTGCATGTTGAAGAGAATGGGATGAGCAGCGACGAAGAAAAAATATCCGGTAAAGATTGGATAAAGTACTCAATTAGTGTATGGGATGACTGTAAGTCAAAAGAAGAGAAATCTTTAAATCATCCTGCTTCTTTTCCAGTTAGCATGGTACAAAAGTTAATTAGAATTTATAGTAAACCCGGTGAAATAGTTCTCGATCCTTTTATGGGGGTTGGCAGCACGTTAATCGCTGCAAACCGCCTTAAAAGGCTGGGTGCTGGATTTGAGATAAATAATGATTATTTTAAAGTAGCTAACCACCTACTTAAGAATTATAATCTTACAAACTATGTCATAAATGAGTCCTGCTTAAACATGAACACTTACTTACATGCTAACTCTGTAGATTTTTGCCTTACTTCTCCTCCGTATTGGGACATTTTGAATAGAAAGAGGTCCGCTGACTACAAACAAATTAGAAATTACGGAGATGATAAGAACGATCTCGGCAACATAAAAGACTATCAAAAGTTTCTTTGTGAAATAGGTGAGGTTATTAAAGGCCTTTATATGGTACTTAAGGCCGGAAGACACTGTATTATAATTGTAATGGATATAAGAAAAAAGAAGGAATTCTACCCGCTACATATCGACGTTACAAACTTGATGCAAAAACAAGGCTTCCATTTAGAGGATTATATTATTTGGGACAGACGAAAAGATTATAACAATTTACGCCCCTTGGGATACCCCTATGTCTTTAGGGTTAATAAGGTACATGAGTATATTTGCATTTTTAAAAAACCTGGGGTGGCAATATAA
- a CDS encoding DNA methyltransferase produces MNTRIKCAVCDEAFSNQNDYLSHLQAVHTDQFNSFIDSLLNLNDTGYILSEHDEETDNNGLSTIKEESGSYIPKKSRRITSWEPDNFKMEATSIWSFPNRGAWATHNAKYRGNCSPYIPRNIILRYSEAGDYVLDQFLGSGTTLVEAKLLNRRGIGVDINNGALKIARNNLSFKKVNCFEPKVVQGTAKELGFIKDNSIDLICTHPPYANIIKYSKNIPGDLSLCDTDDFLEEMKMVADESYRVLKSNKYCSILMGDTRRKKHIIPLGFKVMQVFLEAGFVLKEIVIKEQHNCKATGFWHQKSIDYNFLLIAHEYLFVFRKPE; encoded by the coding sequence ATGAATACTAGAATAAAATGCGCAGTATGTGACGAAGCCTTCTCAAATCAGAATGACTACTTATCCCATTTACAAGCAGTTCATACTGATCAATTCAATAGTTTCATAGATAGCTTATTAAATTTAAATGATACCGGATATATACTTTCAGAACACGACGAAGAAACTGACAATAATGGGCTTTCTACTATTAAAGAAGAAAGCGGTTCATACATACCAAAAAAGTCTCGAAGAATAACATCTTGGGAACCGGACAACTTTAAAATGGAAGCAACGTCTATTTGGAGTTTTCCCAACAGAGGAGCTTGGGCAACCCATAATGCCAAGTACAGGGGAAATTGCTCCCCGTATATACCACGAAATATTATTTTAAGATATTCTGAAGCAGGGGATTATGTCCTGGACCAATTTCTTGGTAGTGGCACTACCTTAGTAGAAGCTAAATTATTAAACAGGAGAGGGATAGGTGTTGATATCAATAACGGGGCATTAAAAATAGCCAGAAACAATCTTAGCTTTAAAAAGGTTAATTGTTTCGAGCCTAAAGTTGTCCAGGGAACCGCGAAAGAGCTGGGCTTCATTAAAGATAATAGTATTGATTTGATATGCACTCATCCTCCGTATGCTAATATTATTAAATACAGTAAAAACATCCCGGGGGATTTGTCTCTTTGCGATACGGATGACTTTTTGGAAGAGATGAAAATGGTTGCTGATGAAAGCTATAGGGTACTTAAGTCCAATAAATACTGTTCAATCCTAATGGGGGACACAAGAAGGAAAAAACATATTATTCCTTTAGGGTTTAAAGTGATGCAGGTATTTTTAGAGGCTGGTTTCGTTTTAAAAGAAATTGTTATTAAAGAACAGCATAATTGTAAAGCCACAGGATTTTGGCATCAAAAAAGCATTGACTATAATTTTCTATTGATTGCTCATGAGTACTTGTTTGTATTTAGAAAGCCGGAATAA
- a CDS encoding IS3 family transposase (programmed frameshift) produces the protein MGRRKFTAEFKTKIVLELLKEEKQIGELAAEHELSPNQLRNWKKDFLENAPQVFSQSKQEKELRAQEKALDEERTELMAKVGQLTIENDWLKKKNLKKFLGSTGRISLVSKNNKLPVNRQCQLLEINRTSFYYTPKEPDRERENMIKNRLDYWHTKMPYLGVRKLRKKLQNEDHIKVGRKLIKRYMDEMGIYAVYPKPNLSKRNKQHKIYPYLLRNLDINRANQVWAIDITYIKMGRSHMYLTAVIDWYSRYIVGWELSDTLDTAPVLAAVKEAINRYGTPEIINSDQGSQFTSADYTEYLKSVNIRQSMDGKARWIDNVIIERWFRSLKTEQIYTHEYLTPRDLRIGIREYIQEYNIERPHQTHDYLTPQEVYLGISKAA, from the exons ATGGGAAGACGAAAATTTACAGCCGAATTCAAAACTAAAATCGTACTGGAGCTACTCAAAGAAGAAAAACAGATCGGCGAACTAGCAGCCGAACATGAGTTAAGCCCCAATCAACTGCGCAACTGGAAAAAAGATTTTTTAGAGAATGCACCACAGGTGTTCTCACAAAGCAAGCAAGAAAAAGAGCTTCGTGCCCAAGAAAAAGCTTTGGACGAAGAAAGAACCGAATTAATGGCAAAAGTCGGTCAACTCACTATTGAGAATGACTGGCTCAA AAAAAAAAATCTAAAGAAGTTCTTGGGGTCGACTGGGAGAATAAGTCTGGTTTCAAAAAATAACAAACTGCCGGTTAATCGGCAATGCCAGTTACTTGAGATCAATAGAACCAGTTTTTATTACACACCTAAAGAACCTGACAGAGAGCGCGAAAATATGATTAAAAACAGGCTTGATTACTGGCATACCAAGATGCCATATCTAGGGGTTAGGAAGCTTCGCAAAAAGCTACAGAATGAAGACCACATTAAGGTTGGCCGTAAGTTAATTAAACGCTATATGGACGAAATGGGAATATATGCGGTCTATCCTAAACCCAACCTGTCAAAGCGTAATAAGCAGCACAAAATCTATCCTTACCTGTTAAGAAACCTAGATATTAATCGGGCAAACCAGGTTTGGGCCATTGACATTACCTACATTAAGATGGGCAGAAGTCATATGTATCTAACAGCCGTCATCGACTGGTATAGTCGTTACATAGTAGGCTGGGAACTATCAGATACTTTGGACACCGCACCGGTGTTAGCAGCAGTTAAAGAAGCTATCAACAGATACGGCACGCCGGAAATTATCAACAGCGATCAGGGGTCTCAGTTCACAAGCGCTGATTACACAGAATATTTAAAGAGCGTGAACATCAGACAAAGCATGGACGGCAAGGCCCGTTGGATTGATAATGTTATCATAGAGCGATGGTTTAGAAGTCTAAAAACCGAACAAATCTACACACATGAATATCTAACACCTAGAGACCTAAGGATCGGTATTAGAGAATATATCCAAGAATATAATATAGAACGGCCACATCAAACCCATGACTACCTAACTCCTCAAGAAGTCTATCTGGGGATAAGCAAGGCAGCTTAA
- a CDS encoding DUF2726 domain-containing protein, with protein MSFLVIVLLAVILYLFWQQQSSRGSKHKTNSTLPDPWEESSTEEETEEESVTYPYRKKKYLLSIAEKSFFQVLSTWNVKHNYYIFPKIRIADLLYIQKNTDNRQTYINKIQSKHIDFVLCDRDTISPIAAIELDDSSHQRADRIKRDEFLDKAFSDAGLPLIRVPAKRSYSLNDLSAELDPVLSPGETLSSPESFVN; from the coding sequence ATGTCTTTTTTAGTAATCGTTTTGTTAGCGGTGATTTTATATTTATTTTGGCAGCAGCAATCTTCCCGAGGATCTAAACATAAAACAAATAGCACCCTACCAGACCCCTGGGAGGAAAGTTCTACGGAAGAAGAAACAGAAGAAGAAAGTGTGACTTATCCTTACAGAAAGAAAAAGTACCTATTATCAATCGCTGAAAAATCATTTTTTCAGGTTCTAAGTACTTGGAATGTAAAGCATAATTATTACATTTTCCCTAAGATCAGAATAGCCGATTTACTATACATTCAAAAAAATACAGACAATAGGCAGACCTATATTAACAAAATTCAATCCAAACATATTGATTTTGTACTATGCGACCGAGACACAATTTCACCGATAGCGGCAATAGAACTTGATGATTCCTCCCACCAGAGGGCTGACAGAATTAAACGGGATGAATTTTTAGACAAGGCCTTTAGTGATGCCGGGTTACCCCTTATTAGAGTTCCGGCGAAACGGTCTTATAGCTTAAATGATTTGTCGGCGGAGCTTGATCCGGTTCTGTCACCAGGCGAAACATTGAGCAGCCCTGAATCCTTTGTAAACTAG
- a CDS encoding McrB family protein — translation MSVVSKLDENLKRRQASYKMVTVLAMLETTSHNGIASVSNVVDYFREFYQRRQRYGKVPEKDKQAMAKVSSMSDAQIKSLLLRNPVKYLQGIVIHDAKRDELRFSEQIENELKLNVEPKREIRNVAYKHLYHYYKDFDPHQLNLQELADLPIGSAATAADVAAISGHNQVKGIHPIDKEDYKAVIILSTIGGENYSNQWLDEGKNLLRYYLEGRTDRKTGKRTYNLKLNTNKSIIESREEGYPVYVFARDKKGELFHFAGEFLYEKVEKEESGDYYFILKRKEGEKPVGISDVPKVKEGPEKDDPSTSEVVGGIYNYITSKGFVFEESLVKNFYLSLKTKPFVILAGISGTGKSKLVELFAEAVGATNDNGRFKLIPVRPDWNDSSDLLGYKNLEGKFLPGPLTKVIQEAIKEQDKPYFVCLDEMNLARVEYYFSDFLSLLETRKIHGEELRSNTLFRESNFPLDEDKKQFSTLYIPGNLFIVGTVNMDETTHPFSKKVLDRANTIEFTDVYLDNFSSNIDETEFQEVNNTLFKSEYCFLKDCLAGFEEMVQKTVAELIQINGVLTEANLHVGYRVRDELCFYMIYNQRFALMKWNEALDWQLLQKILPRIQGSSRQISKVLNNLFEQATGVKLENEYEGNREEAEKLLESSSKIKWPRSARKIAYMLGRYEEDGFTSFWA, via the coding sequence TTGTCTGTAGTTAGTAAATTAGACGAAAACCTTAAGAGGCGTCAGGCTTCCTATAAAATGGTTACAGTATTGGCCATGCTTGAGACTACGTCGCACAATGGGATAGCCAGTGTTTCTAATGTAGTAGATTACTTCAGAGAATTTTATCAAAGGCGGCAGCGTTACGGTAAGGTGCCGGAGAAAGACAAGCAAGCAATGGCAAAAGTATCTTCAATGAGTGATGCTCAAATAAAGAGTTTGTTGTTAAGAAACCCTGTCAAGTATTTGCAAGGAATAGTTATTCACGATGCGAAGCGGGACGAACTGAGATTTTCAGAACAGATTGAAAACGAATTAAAATTAAATGTTGAACCCAAACGAGAAATTAGAAACGTGGCTTATAAGCACTTATATCACTATTATAAAGATTTCGACCCCCATCAGCTTAACCTTCAGGAGTTAGCTGACCTTCCTATTGGTTCTGCAGCCACAGCCGCTGACGTGGCAGCGATATCGGGTCATAACCAGGTGAAGGGAATTCACCCGATAGATAAAGAGGATTATAAAGCCGTTATTATCCTTTCTACTATTGGCGGAGAAAATTACTCGAACCAGTGGTTAGATGAGGGGAAAAATCTACTAAGGTATTACCTTGAAGGAAGAACAGACAGAAAAACAGGCAAACGAACATATAATCTGAAGTTAAATACAAACAAATCAATTATTGAATCCCGGGAAGAGGGGTATCCCGTCTATGTTTTCGCGAGAGATAAAAAAGGTGAGTTATTTCACTTTGCTGGTGAGTTTTTATATGAGAAAGTTGAAAAAGAAGAAAGCGGAGATTATTATTTTATTCTAAAACGTAAAGAGGGCGAGAAACCGGTGGGTATTTCTGATGTACCAAAAGTTAAGGAAGGTCCTGAAAAAGATGACCCGAGCACCAGTGAGGTAGTCGGAGGTATTTATAATTACATAACAAGCAAAGGATTTGTATTTGAAGAAAGTTTAGTAAAGAACTTTTATCTTAGTCTTAAAACTAAGCCCTTCGTCATACTGGCTGGCATTTCCGGTACCGGTAAGAGTAAACTGGTGGAGCTATTTGCTGAAGCAGTTGGCGCTACTAATGATAATGGAAGATTCAAACTTATCCCGGTGAGGCCGGACTGGAATGACAGCTCAGATTTGCTTGGGTATAAAAACTTAGAAGGTAAGTTCCTGCCCGGTCCTTTAACAAAGGTAATCCAAGAGGCAATTAAAGAACAGGACAAGCCGTATTTCGTTTGTTTGGACGAAATGAATTTGGCCAGGGTAGAGTACTATTTTAGTGATTTCCTAAGTCTTTTGGAGACGAGAAAGATTCATGGGGAAGAGTTGCGCAGCAACACGTTATTTAGAGAGTCCAACTTTCCATTAGACGAGGATAAGAAACAATTTAGCACTTTATATATTCCTGGGAACTTATTTATTGTCGGTACTGTAAATATGGATGAAACTACCCATCCATTCAGTAAGAAAGTACTAGATCGGGCTAATACTATTGAATTTACCGATGTCTATTTGGATAACTTTAGCTCCAATATAGATGAAACAGAATTTCAAGAGGTAAATAATACTCTCTTCAAAAGCGAATATTGCTTCTTAAAGGACTGTTTAGCTGGTTTTGAGGAAATGGTGCAGAAAACAGTTGCGGAATTAATCCAAATTAACGGAGTATTAACCGAGGCCAATCTCCATGTCGGCTATCGGGTGAGAGATGAGTTATGTTTCTACATGATTTATAATCAGCGTTTTGCTTTGATGAAATGGAATGAAGCTTTGGATTGGCAGCTGCTGCAAAAGATTTTACCGCGTATTCAAGGGAGCTCCCGCCAAATAAGTAAGGTGCTTAATAACTTATTTGAGCAAGCGACAGGAGTAAAATTGGAAAACGAATATGAAGGCAACAGAGAAGAGGCAGAAAAGTTACTGGAGAGCTCAAGTAAAATCAAATGGCCGCGCAGTGCCCGAAAGATTGCTTATATGTTAGGGAGGTACGAAGAGGATGGTTTCACATCTTTCTGGGCGTAA
- a CDS encoding DNA adenine methylase, which translates to MRKNKLAQPVLKWAGGKRQLLSEIEKYIPQKFSTYYEPFLGGGAVLFRLQPKKAILNDVNEELMNVYCVIRDNVEELIEDLSKHKNEVDYFYKLRELDRDKEQYSKLSPIERASRIVFLNKTCYNGLFRVNSAGQFNAPFGKYKNPNIVNEGTLRAVGQYFNQSKITFRCYDFEDALKRIRKGAFVYFDPPYDPVSDTASFTGYDKGGFDKDEQERLKRLCDKLNKRGIKFLLSNSSTDFIKQLYRDYKIEIVQAKRALNSKGDKRGEIDEVLVRNYD; encoded by the coding sequence ATGCGGAAGAATAAGCTTGCTCAACCAGTGCTTAAATGGGCTGGCGGTAAGAGACAATTACTTTCTGAAATTGAAAAATACATACCACAAAAATTCTCTACTTACTACGAGCCATTCCTGGGCGGCGGGGCGGTACTGTTTCGTCTACAGCCTAAAAAAGCAATTTTGAATGATGTAAACGAAGAATTAATGAATGTATATTGTGTTATTCGTGATAATGTCGAAGAGCTAATTGAAGATTTATCTAAACATAAAAACGAAGTAGATTATTTTTACAAACTGCGAGAGCTGGATAGAGATAAAGAGCAATATAGTAAACTTAGCCCAATTGAAAGAGCGTCAAGAATTGTGTTCCTCAATAAAACTTGCTACAATGGATTGTTCAGAGTTAATAGTGCAGGACAATTTAATGCCCCGTTCGGCAAGTATAAAAACCCCAACATTGTAAACGAAGGTACTTTGCGTGCTGTAGGCCAGTATTTCAATCAGTCTAAGATAACCTTTAGATGTTATGACTTTGAAGATGCTCTCAAAAGGATACGAAAGGGAGCATTTGTCTATTTCGATCCACCGTATGACCCCGTTAGTGATACAGCGTCCTTTACGGGATATGATAAAGGCGGCTTCGACAAAGACGAGCAAGAACGACTAAAAAGGCTATGCGACAAGCTCAATAAACGAGGTATAAAATTCTTACTATCAAACTCATCAACAGATTTTATTAAGCAATTGTATCGAGATTATAAAATAGAGATAGTGCAGGCTAAAAGGGCCTTAAACTCCAAGGGGGATAAGAGAGGCGAGATTGACGAGGTGTTAGTGAGAAATTATGACTAA
- a CDS encoding caspase family protein — translation MRKALVVGIDYYKNVSRLYGCVNDAYSVKSVLDRNSDGSINFGVRLEVATGPDEMITRKQLKEQIVELFRDNSDIALLYFSGHGYVESTGGFLITSDCNDGDDGFSMNELLKLVNDSPAKNKIIILDTCHSGVAGTPDLDENKAVLKEGTTILTASSADQYAVEENGAGVFTTLLVDALNGSAANLVGDITPGSIYAHIDQSLGPWEQRPVFKTNVKSFTTLRKVHSSISLNDLKQIIELFPEKGYEFQLEPSYEPESKNPVQENTEKLAVLQKYNRVNLVVPVNAPHMYHAAMGSKSCKLTILGQHYWKLIKKERI, via the coding sequence ATGAGAAAAGCATTAGTTGTTGGTATTGATTATTATAAGAATGTTTCCCGACTTTATGGGTGCGTTAATGATGCTTATTCTGTTAAAAGTGTTCTAGACAGAAACAGTGATGGAAGTATTAATTTCGGTGTAAGGTTGGAGGTCGCAACTGGGCCAGATGAAATGATAACTAGAAAACAATTAAAGGAACAGATAGTAGAGTTGTTTAGAGACAATAGTGATATTGCGTTATTATACTTTTCGGGACATGGATATGTTGAGAGTACTGGCGGGTTTTTAATTACTTCTGACTGTAATGATGGGGACGATGGTTTTTCCATGAATGAATTGCTTAAGCTCGTTAATGATTCTCCCGCCAAAAATAAAATAATTATTTTGGATACGTGCCATTCGGGAGTTGCTGGCACACCTGATTTGGATGAAAACAAGGCCGTTTTGAAGGAAGGCACTACTATTCTCACAGCATCAAGTGCTGACCAGTATGCTGTCGAGGAGAATGGGGCGGGAGTATTCACAACATTATTAGTTGATGCACTTAATGGCAGTGCCGCAAACCTAGTTGGTGATATAACGCCTGGAAGTATATACGCGCATATTGATCAGTCTTTAGGACCATGGGAACAGCGTCCGGTCTTTAAGACTAATGTAAAAAGTTTTACTACTCTGAGAAAAGTCCACTCTTCAATTTCCCTAAACGACCTAAAACAAATAATTGAACTTTTTCCTGAGAAAGGTTATGAGTTCCAATTGGAACCGAGTTATGAACCAGAGAGTAAAAACCCAGTGCAAGAAAACACTGAGAAGCTTGCAGTACTACAAAAGTATAATCGAGTTAATTTAGTTGTACCAGTGAACGCGCCACATATGTACCATGCTGCTATGGGATCAAAATCATGCAAACTCACCATTTTGGGCCAACATTATTGGAAACTTATTAAGAAGGAAAGGATATAA
- a CDS encoding TIR domain-containing protein yields the protein MLAKKRVFISFAIQDVRYRDLLKGQALNTNSPFEYVDMSAKKAWDSKWKTNCRTRIKGCGGVIALISKHTRLADGAKWEMQCANYEGIPMIGVHIHKDDKGQISPQLAGRKVIEWKWEGIKKFINSI from the coding sequence ATCTTGGCGAAAAAGAGAGTGTTCATTAGTTTTGCAATTCAGGATGTACGTTATAGGGATCTCCTTAAAGGACAAGCATTAAATACTAATTCACCATTTGAATACGTTGATATGTCGGCAAAAAAAGCATGGGATAGCAAGTGGAAAACGAATTGCCGTACTCGTATAAAGGGTTGTGGTGGAGTCATTGCACTGATTAGTAAGCATACTCGTCTGGCAGATGGTGCTAAATGGGAAATGCAATGTGCTAACTATGAAGGAATACCAATGATTGGCGTTCATATCCATAAAGACGATAAGGGGCAGATTTCTCCACAGTTAGCAGGGAGAAAAGTTATTGAGTGGAAATGGGAGGGAATTAAAAAATTTATCAATAGTATATGA
- a CDS encoding toll/interleukin-1 receptor domain-containing protein — MKIFISHKDVDSDVATQINKYLSSRGIQTYLDVLDNSVSGSGKKLTQHLMRQLNQCTHLMTILSKDTRYSWWVPFEIGMASQRRFPIANYLVEGVSLPSFLEYWPRLKRLSDLDKYIIAIHKPEVELNKSFEYKGLEYSDQFHKYLKSIL, encoded by the coding sequence ATGAAGATATTTATTTCACACAAAGATGTAGATTCTGATGTTGCTACCCAAATAAATAAGTATCTATCCAGTAGAGGTATTCAAACTTACTTAGATGTACTTGACAATAGTGTAAGCGGAAGTGGGAAAAAGTTAACGCAACACTTAATGCGTCAACTAAATCAATGTACGCACTTGATGACGATTTTATCTAAGGATACTCGATATTCATGGTGGGTTCCTTTCGAGATTGGAATGGCGTCGCAAAGACGATTTCCTATAGCTAATTACCTTGTTGAGGGGGTATCTCTTCCTAGCTTTTTAGAATATTGGCCACGATTGAAAAGATTGAGTGATTTAGATAAATATATTATTGCAATACATAAACCGGAAGTCGAACTTAATAAGTCTTTTGAGTATAAGGGACTAGAATATTCAGACCAATTCCACAAATATTTGAAGTCAATTTTATGA